A DNA window from Roseovarius sp. Pro17 contains the following coding sequences:
- a CDS encoding adenine phosphoribosyltransferase, whose product MPADSIRDLIRTIPDFPQPGVMFRDVMTLLADPHGLRMSVDQLAAPWTDQRIDKVIGLEARGFILGGAVAYHLGAGFVPVRKAGKLPGAVISQSYALEYGTATFELHEDAIEAGESVLIVDDLLATGGTAEAATLLVEKLGGRIAACTFVVELPDLGGRARLEAMGIDVRALCAFEGD is encoded by the coding sequence ATGCCCGCCGATTCTATCCGCGATCTGATCCGCACAATTCCTGATTTCCCGCAGCCGGGGGTCATGTTTCGTGACGTCATGACCCTGCTCGCCGATCCGCATGGCCTGCGGATGAGTGTCGATCAGCTGGCCGCACCTTGGACCGATCAGCGCATAGATAAGGTAATCGGGCTGGAGGCGCGCGGCTTTATTCTGGGCGGTGCGGTAGCGTATCACTTGGGCGCGGGCTTTGTTCCCGTGCGCAAGGCAGGCAAGCTGCCCGGCGCAGTCATTTCGCAGAGCTATGCGCTGGAATACGGCACCGCCACGTTCGAATTGCACGAGGACGCAATCGAGGCGGGCGAGAGCGTGCTGATCGTGGACGATCTACTTGCCACTGGCGGGACTGCCGAGGCCGCGACGCTGCTGGTCGAAAAGCTGGGCGGACGAATCGCCGCCTGCACTTTTGTCGTCGAACTGCCTGACTTGGGCGGGCGCGCACGGCTCGAGGCGATGGGCATCGACGTGCGCGCGCTTTGCGCGTTCGAGGGAGACTGA
- a CDS encoding LysE family translocator has translation MSFDLWLAFVAASTALVLIPGPTVLLVLSYALSKGRGVALASAGGVALGDLVAMTASLMGLGALVLASATLFTALKWIGAAYLIWLGVKLIRSAPSAGLTLPDGAQVTGRGVFWHAAAVTALNPKSIVFFIAFVPQFVVLDAALTPQFAILIGTFVGLAALNALVYALLADRMRARIARPGVIAWLTRAGGGALIAMGLATALLRRGTA, from the coding sequence ATGTCATTCGACCTCTGGCTGGCATTCGTCGCCGCCTCGACCGCGCTGGTGCTGATCCCCGGCCCGACCGTTCTGCTGGTGCTGAGCTATGCGCTCAGCAAGGGGCGCGGCGTCGCGCTGGCCTCGGCGGGCGGTGTTGCGCTCGGGGATCTGGTGGCGATGACGGCGTCTCTGATGGGTCTTGGCGCGCTGGTGCTGGCGTCGGCCACGCTGTTCACGGCATTGAAATGGATCGGCGCGGCCTATCTGATCTGGCTGGGGGTCAAGCTGATCCGCAGTGCGCCAAGCGCAGGTCTGACCCTTCCTGACGGCGCGCAGGTGACCGGGCGCGGCGTGTTCTGGCACGCGGCGGCAGTGACGGCGCTAAACCCGAAATCCATCGTCTTCTTTATCGCCTTCGTGCCGCAATTCGTGGTGCTGGACGCCGCCCTCACCCCGCAATTCGCCATCCTGATTGGCACGTTCGTTGGCCTCGCCGCATTAAATGCGCTGGTCTACGCGCTGCTGGCGGACAGGATGCGCGCGCGCATCGCGCGGCCTGGCGTGATCGCGTGGCTCACCCGCGCGGGCGGTGGCGCGCTGATCGCGATGGGGCTGGCAACGGCGCTGCTGCGACGTGGCACGGCGTGA
- a CDS encoding DUF952 domain-containing protein → MTLYKIFRADEWKALRAAGRSAGAQVDIADGYVHLSTVAQAPETAAKHFAGEDGLMLLGVEADRLGEDLKWEESRGGALFPHLYRELLLTDVAWAQPLPLADGVHQFPAGAE, encoded by the coding sequence ATGACTTTGTACAAGATATTTCGTGCGGATGAGTGGAAGGCGCTGCGTGCCGCTGGCCGCAGTGCCGGGGCTCAGGTGGATATCGCCGACGGCTATGTTCATCTGTCGACAGTCGCGCAGGCGCCCGAAACGGCGGCCAAGCACTTTGCTGGCGAGGATGGCCTAATGCTACTGGGCGTCGAGGCAGATCGACTGGGTGAAGACCTGAAATGGGAGGAGTCGCGCGGTGGCGCGCTATTTCCGCATCTTTACCGCGAGTTGCTCCTTACCGATGTGGCATGGGCGCAACCGCTGCCATTGGCGGACGGCGTGCATCAGTTTCCCGCAGGTGCCGAATGA
- a CDS encoding class I SAM-dependent methyltransferase, with product MSQVKSQYEAYPYPARDPADEAKRLITGSPSHPLEIDHFLFGGRRDWSQPLRVLVAGGGTGDGLIQLAQMMAQLRRPCEMTYVDLSVASRRIAEARAEVRGLTGIRFVTGSLLDAADLGVFDYIDCCGVLHHLPDPAAGFAALRAALAPEAAELGGGLGFMVYAPHGRAGVYPLQAAFGALYEGLAPEERLKAARSLVAALPAGHPFARNPNLGDHKDSDAGFYDLLLHSQDRAFDVSELLQVLEVSGWALGGFTIPALYDLARIAPVPDHLTAAQRMAVAEQLRGTIKTHVAYALPLGAARLPATGRDRASIPHLKGVQAGPLAQAIARGATPKLNFGGIEAALSLPKEAAPLIAAIDGRRSIAQIMQTTKLDPIQAGALWAKVHRELGDWGLMLYSRALA from the coding sequence ATGAGCCAGGTCAAATCCCAGTATGAGGCTTATCCTTATCCCGCCCGCGATCCAGCGGACGAGGCCAAAAGGTTGATCACCGGATCGCCCTCGCACCCGCTGGAAATCGACCATTTCCTGTTCGGTGGGCGACGTGACTGGTCGCAGCCCCTGCGCGTGCTGGTAGCGGGCGGCGGCACGGGCGACGGCCTGATCCAACTAGCGCAGATGATGGCGCAGCTGCGCAGACCGTGTGAAATGACCTATGTCGATCTCAGCGTTGCCTCGCGCCGTATCGCCGAGGCGCGGGCAGAGGTGCGCGGCCTGACCGGCATCCGGTTTGTCACCGGCTCGCTGCTGGACGCGGCGGATCTGGGCGTTTTTGACTACATAGATTGCTGCGGTGTGCTGCATCATCTGCCCGATCCTGCGGCAGGCTTCGCCGCTCTGCGCGCCGCTCTTGCGCCCGAGGCAGCAGAACTGGGCGGTGGCCTTGGATTCATGGTCTACGCACCCCATGGCCGCGCGGGGGTTTATCCACTGCAAGCCGCGTTCGGTGCGCTATATGAGGGTCTCGCACCCGAGGAGCGTTTGAAGGCCGCGCGGTCGCTGGTGGCGGCGCTACCCGCAGGGCATCCTTTTGCCCGCAATCCGAACTTGGGCGATCACAAGGACAGCGACGCGGGGTTCTACGATCTGCTTTTGCACTCGCAGGACCGCGCTTTTGACGTCAGCGAACTGCTGCAGGTGCTGGAAGTCAGCGGCTGGGCGCTGGGCGGATTTACGATACCCGCGCTCTATGACCTCGCGCGCATTGCACCCGTTCCGGACCATCTGACCGCAGCACAGCGCATGGCCGTGGCCGAGCAACTACGCGGCACGATCAAGACGCATGTCGCATACGCGCTGCCGCTAGGTGCGGCGCGGCTCCCGGCGACTGGCCGGGACCGGGCGTCGATCCCGCATCTGAAGGGTGTGCAGGCCGGACCGCTGGCGCAGGCCATTGCGCGGGGCGCAACGCCCAAGCTGAATTTCGGCGGTATCGAGGCGGCGTTGAGCCTGCCAAAAGAGGCCGCGCCCCTGATTGCCGCGATCGACGGGCGGCGCAGCATCGCACAGATCATGCAGACCACAAAATTGGATCCCATTCAGGCCGGCGCGCTGTGGGCAAAAGTTCACCGCGAGTTGGGGGATTGGGGCCTCATGCTCTATTCGCGGGCGCTGGCGTAG